One part of the Nymphaea colorata isolate Beijing-Zhang1983 chromosome 8, ASM883128v2, whole genome shotgun sequence genome encodes these proteins:
- the LOC116258870 gene encoding uncharacterized protein LOC116258870 encodes MPGGGFRVLHLVRPFLSFLPEVQSAERKIPFREKVIYTVISLFIFLVCSQLPLYGIHSTTGADPFYWMRVILASNRGTVMELGITPIVTSGLVMQLLAGSKIIEVDNSVREDRALLNGAQKLLGILIAIGEAVAYVLSGMYGNVSQLGAGNAILIILQLFFAGIIVICLDELLQKGYGLGSGISLFIATNICENIIWKAFSPTTINSGRGAEFEGAVIALFHLLITRTDKVRALREAFYRQNLPNVTNLLATVLVFLIVIYFQGFRVVLPVRSKNARGQQGSYPIKLFYTSNMPIILQSALVSNLYFISQLLYRRYSGNFLVNLLGKWKESEYSGGQFIPVGGIAYYITAPSSLADMAANPFHALFYIVFMLSACALFSKTWIEVSGSSARDVAKQLKEQQMVMPGHRESNLQKELNRYIPTAAAFGGMCIGALTVLADFMGAIGSGTGILLAVTIIYQYFETFEKERASELGFFGF; translated from the exons ATGCCGGGTGGAGGCTTCAGAGTGTTGCATTTAGTTAggcctttcctttcatttttgcCAGAGGTTCAGAGTGCAGAAAGGAAAATCCCATTCAGAGAGAAGGTTATATATACAGTTATCTCTCTGTTTATTTTCCTTGTCTGCAGTCAACTGCCTCTTTATGGCATTCATTCGACCACGGGTGCCGATCCATTTTACTGGATGCGTGTGATTTTGGCATCAAACCGTGGAACTGTCATGGAACTGGGTATCACGCCAATTGTGACTTCTGGATTAGTGATGCAACTTTTGGCTGGATCAAAGATAATTGAAGTTGACAATAGTGTGCGTGAAGATCGTGCTCTCCT AAATGGTGCCCAAAAGTTGCTTGGTATTTTGATTGCTATTGGGGAGGCGGTTGCATATGTTCTTTCTGGGATGTATGGCAATGTTAGCCAACTTGGGGCAGGAAATGCTATTCTGATAATTCTTCAGCTCTTCTTTGCTGGTATCATTGTGATATGCTTGGATGAGCTTCTCCAGAAAGGATATGGACTTGGATCTGGCATTTCACTATTCATTGCTACCAATATATG CGAAAATATTATCTGGAAAGCATTTAGCCCTACAACAATCAACAGCGGTCGAGGGGCGGAGTTCGAAGGTGCTGTTATTGCATTGTTCCATCTTTTGATAACTAGAACAGACAAGGTCCGGGCACTTCGTGAAGCTTTCTATCGGCAGAATCTTCCTAATGTGACAAATTTACTAGCTACGGTTTTGGTTTTCCTGATTGTCATCTACTTTCAAGGGTTCCGTGTTGTCTTGCCTGTGAGGTCTAAGAACGCCCGTGGACAACAAGGCTCTTATCCGATTAAGCTTTTCTACACCTCCAACATGCCTATCATTTTACAATCTGCTCTTGTGTCCAACCTCTACTTCATTTCTCAg TTGCTTTACAGGAGGTACAGTGGAAATTTTCTGGTAAATTTGCTTGGGAAATGGAAGGAATCTGAATATTCAGGTGGCCAGTTTATTCCTGTTGGTGGTATTGCTTACTACATTACAGCACCATCGAG CCTGGCAGATATGGCAGCCAATCCGTTCCATGCTCTCTTCTATATTGTTTTTATGCTGTCAGCATGTGCACTGTTCTCAAAGACTTGGATAGAAGTATCTGGCTCCTCTGCTAGGGATGTTGCCAAGCAGTTGAAG GAGCAACAAATGGTGATGCCTGGTCACAGGGAGTCCAACCTCCAAAAGGAGTTGAACAGATACATTCCCACTGCAGCTGCCTTTGGCGGCATGTGCATCGGTGCCCTGACGGTGTTGGCCGACTTCATGGGTGCAATTGGTTCAGGAACTGGGATCCTGCTTGCTGTGACAATCATCTATCAGTATTTTGAGACATTTGAGAAGGAGAGAGCCAGCGAGCTAGGTTTCTTTGGATTCTGA